DNA sequence from the Sandaracinaceae bacterium genome:
CGCGACCCCGAAGCTCCTGCTGCAGCGTAGCGAGCGAGCTCCCTGACGCCACCAGAGACCCAGCCTTGAGCGCCACCCATTTGGCGCGGTAGGCGGTCGCGTTCTCGGCCACCCAGTGGAGGTTCGCAGGCAGGTCACCGGTGGCAGAAGCCGTCTCGGCTGCCTTCGTAAGCGGCGGGGCGAGGGCAGCCTCCCAGCGCGTCCCAGCCGCGAGCGCGCGGGCTTCCGCGGTGCGCCCGGCTTCGAGCAGCGCGGTGATGTTGGCCTCCGTCGGATCAGCCAACGCAGCCTGAGAGGAGCCAGGAGCGTCCAAGAGTTGCGTCACCGCCAACTCGATGGCGCGACCCACATCGCTCTCCGCGAGCAGATCACGGACAAGGCGTCGCTGACGTGCGAAGTGCTGGGTGCCGATGCCCACCTGGGCAACGAACTCCTCGGCGTCGCGCCCGAGCACGGCGATGCGCTGGTGAAGCGCGTTCGCGGGGTCGAACATGGGGATGGGCAGCGACCACACGTACTTGTCGATGTGGCGCTCATCTTTCCCGTAAGCCATCAGTGGACGAACCCGCTCCGTAACGACAACCGCATTCAGGATGGCGCAGAGGTAGCGTCCCTCTTCTGCGGTGGCGACCGCTGCCCAGTAGAGCGTGTGGTCGATGATGGCGCGGGGATCGGAGACTCTCGCGGCAGCGAGGTGCATCCCAGACTTGGTGTACGCTACGCGCTCAGCTCCCACCGGCAGCTGACCCCGCAGCTTTCCGTGATAGTCGAGCTGCTGCGACAGCGTGAGTCGCTCGCTCGATCGATTCGCCTCCCAGACCTGATTGGCTCGGGTCCACCACGCGTTCAGCGCGGGGTACCCCTCGATCTTCGCGTCCTCTAGGATTCCCTTCCGTTCGATGGGCAGCACAGCCTGCATCGGTTCGAGAGCGCGAAACGGCAGCACCGTCTCTCCGAGGTGGATGCGAAACACGAACTCACTCTCGACCACCGCCTCGTGCGAGGGCAACGACTTCCAGGGCGCCTTCTCGTTCGCACTGCGCGCCGAGCGTACTGAGACCCGGTTCTTCACCTGACCAAGGGGACCCGCAGACATCGGCTCCACCATGAAGAGCACGCGTGGGACTATGGTCGCGCCTTGCCGGAAGCGCGGATGATAGGGCGAGCGCACCTCGGCCTCGCCCCGCTCGGTGTGGCTGGCCTCGCGACGAATGAATCTCTCCACCGCCGGCCAGGTGGCGTTCGTCTTCTGCAGCTTGCCTACCCAGCGCTCTCCGGCCTCCGGCATCGGTGACGCCGTCTTTGCTCGCGCCCCGAACACGACCGAAGCGGAGATGGGGAAGAAGTGGGGCCGCACCTCGCGGAGGTCCCACGGCGGGTCGAGCGCTACCTGCAGGTTCAGCTGGTCCTGGGCCCCCGCGTAGGTGCCACTACGAAAGCCTTCGTATTGGCCCCGGTCCAGCACGGCGCTCGGCATCACGAAGGCGAAGCGTCCGCCCTCGCGCCGCAGGTAGAGTTCCATGGCGCGCACCACGAAGAGCGCCGAAAGGTCCTGATTGGTGGCGTATTTCTTCCCATGCCAGAGACCGCGCGCCTCGCTCATGGAGCGAAAGTCCGCCTGCATGTCTTCGGGCATGTGTCGGAACGCGAGCCAGGGCGGGTTGCCCACCAGCACGTCCACGTGGTTCTCGGGCCGCGCGAGCCACTCGGGGCGCGCGAGATTGCGGATGTAGTAGCCCCAGATGTGGTCGCGGCCCTCGTCGTGCAGGCGACACATCAGGTGGAAGGTGGCGGTGATGGCAGGCCGCGCGTCTTCCGGGATGGCGAGGTTCAGGAACAGAGCGTTGAGCGAAGGCCGTGCCCCGTGCTTGCGTCCCCTCGACGCGCGGTCGGCTAGCTGGGACACCAGGTCATCGAAGGCGGCCGGGTCGGCCAGCAAGCTCTGGGGAAACACGAACTCGGACTCCGTCAGCTCCCGCTGATCGTTGACGGGAACGCGCAGCTCGTGGGCGGACCACAGCGAGGAGCGGGCGTTGCGCCACTGCATGGAGTCGCCCAGGAACACGGGCACGCGCAGCGGGTTTCGCTCCGCCGCCAAGCGCTCGGGGCCGATGGCGAGCAAGTAGGTGACGCGCGCCAGCGTGACCGCCACCGGGTGCAGGTCCATGCCCACCACGTTGCGCGTCACGCCGTCGAGCTGCTGCGCCATGGTGTGCCCGGCCTTATCACCAGCCGCCAGATAACGACGCACCATGTGGAAGAGGAAGGTCCCGGAGCCACACGACGGGTCGAGCGCGCGCGTGGTCAGCGGCGCAGGGACCGCCGTCTCCACCACCTTCTGCGCGAGCCAGTCGGGTGTGTAGTACTCGCCCAGCTTCTTCCTTGTCTCCGCCGAGATGACCGACTCGTAGAGCACCTTCAGGACGTCGTGCTCGACCGCGCGCCAGTCGAAGCGCGCGATGCGCCGGGCGAGGGTGCGCACGAACGAGTCGCCCTTCGGGACGTCCACCACCCAGTCGAAGAAGTCGGACTCGACCACGCCGTGGACACCGGCCTCGTCGAACTTGGCGCCCGAGAGCAACGAGCGCGGCGCCAAGTGCTCCGGGGAGAGCCCCAACACGGCATGCGCGATGATCTCGGCCGTGTTCACCAGCAACGTGTGCTCGACAAAGAGGTCGTCGCTGTCTTGGAACTGCGTGCCGAGAGCGGTCTCGAGCAAGCGCGCCCAGAGCAGACGCTTCGTGCGGACGACTGGGTCGTCGCGGTGCTGCTCGTAGAGGTCCGCGAGGCTCGCGCGGTCCAGGCTGTGAGAGCTGCTGCCCACACCGAGGCGCGCGTAGATTTCTTCAGGCGTGGGCTTGATGTCGCGCGCCGTGGCCAGCACGCCCTCGAGCCAGATGAGCAGCGCGTCCACATCCGGCTTCGTGGGGCTGACGGTCAGCGAGCTGCCCGTCTCGTGCAGCTCGTCCTGGCGCAGGTGATAGCAGCGCCACTCCGCCCCGTCGGTCAGCACCCCGACGTAGCGGCGGTCGGAGGCCGCCTCGCGGGCGCGCACGTAGCCGCGCAGCTGCTTGACCGCGTCACGCAACACAGCGGGGCTGCGAAGGTCCTTCTTGACCTCGATGACGGTGGAGCCGACCTCCACGTCGATGCGGCGCCCCTCGCCCGCCTGTGGCTCGAGCAAGACGTCGTCCGTGAGGCCCAGCCGGTGGTCGAGCAACAGCTGACGGATGTCCGCCTGCAGCGTCGCTTCGGTGCGCGGGTTGTCTCTCGAGGCGATCCGGGCCGCCAGCTCTTTGATCGATGTCACGTGCTCACCTTCGGGCGCGACCATAGCGCACGGGGCGCAGAGGTTGTCGAACTCTATCCGGGTTCAAAGCCGAGACCGCCCTCGAAGCGGTAGATCGCTGCGCGCGTCACCGGCACGTCCACGTCCGGGAAGGTGCGTACATCATAGACGGCGAGCGCGCTGGCTGACACGCGCGGCGTGCCAGGGCGGTTGGACTCGCCCACCAGCGTGACCGCCTCGCATGCGGCCAGCTCGGTGAGGATCGGCGCGTTGCTGCGCTCGTAGAGCACGTCGGCCGCGAGCGCGACGTCCCAGCGAGCCGGCCGCGTCGTCGCCGTGGCGACCGTGAGCCCGTTGAGCGCGGCGTTCGCAGCGCAAGCCACCAGCGCCTCCGGGTCGAGGTCCACGCACACCACGGACCGCGCCCCGGCGCGCGCCGCCGCCAGCCCCGCGATGCCCGAGCCTGCGCCGAAGTCGATCACGTCGAGCCCACGCACGAGCTCCGGGTGGTCCAGCAGGTGCCGCGCCAGGGCCGCGCCCGCCGCCCAGGCGAAGGCCCACATGGGTGTGTCGTCGGTCTCCACGATGGCGTGCACGTGCGCCTCGAGGTCCACGCCCTCGCCCAGCAGGAAGAGCGCGAGCTCGGGGACGAGCGGGTGGCGCCGCGCCTCGATGTGCGCGCCGAAGATCTGCTTGCGGCCCGGGAAGTCCACGTGCCGGAGGCTAGCGCGAAGGGTCGCCTAGCGCAGGATGAACGCCTCCACGGCCTCGATCTCGACGCCCGCCGTGATGCCGGTGCAGCGCATGGTCTCGGGGTCCAGGTCGGAGTCGGCCACGCCGCTCAGCGCGCGCTCCAAGATGGGTAGCAGCGAGGCGTTGCCGGTGCCTCCGCCGTCGGCGATGACGCGCGCCACCAGGGCCTGGATGTCGGCGATGGGGACCACGCCCCCCAGCATGCCGTGTGCGCGGCCGGCTTCGTCGATCGTGAAGCGCCCCTGCATGCGCGTGAGCCGCACGTCGCCGGTGGTCATCAGGAAGCGCAGCGGCAGCGTCAGGCCGGGGATGGGGCCGAAGCTGATCACGCCGTCCTCGATCGTGCCCTCGCCCCCAGACGGCTCGGTGCCCGCCATGATGTCGAACGACTGTCCGGGCTCCGCCTGCCCATTGGTGCCCAGCGCCACAGGCCCTTCGCCACGAAACACCTCCACTCCGACGCGCCGATCCGTCACCAGGCTCGCCACCTCGTCGAGCTCCATCAAGATGGTCAGGCCACCTTCGTTGATGGTCTGCTGCAGCGTGGCGTTGATGTCGCCGAAGCCGAAGAGCGCGATGGCCCCACCCAGCATGGCGAGCTGGCTGTCGACGCCGGGCTCCCCCTCGAGTCCGATCAGGTCCGTGTGCGCGCACGCCCCGTCCTCCGCC
Encoded proteins:
- a CDS encoding N-6 DNA methylase, producing the protein MVAPEGEHVTSIKELAARIASRDNPRTEATLQADIRQLLLDHRLGLTDDVLLEPQAGEGRRIDVEVGSTVIEVKKDLRSPAVLRDAVKQLRGYVRAREAASDRRYVGVLTDGAEWRCYHLRQDELHETGSSLTVSPTKPDVDALLIWLEGVLATARDIKPTPEEIYARLGVGSSSHSLDRASLADLYEQHRDDPVVRTKRLLWARLLETALGTQFQDSDDLFVEHTLLVNTAEIIAHAVLGLSPEHLAPRSLLSGAKFDEAGVHGVVESDFFDWVVDVPKGDSFVRTLARRIARFDWRAVEHDVLKVLYESVISAETRKKLGEYYTPDWLAQKVVETAVPAPLTTRALDPSCGSGTFLFHMVRRYLAAGDKAGHTMAQQLDGVTRNVVGMDLHPVAVTLARVTYLLAIGPERLAAERNPLRVPVFLGDSMQWRNARSSLWSAHELRVPVNDQRELTESEFVFPQSLLADPAAFDDLVSQLADRASRGRKHGARPSLNALFLNLAIPEDARPAITATFHLMCRLHDEGRDHIWGYYIRNLARPEWLARPENHVDVLVGNPPWLAFRHMPEDMQADFRSMSEARGLWHGKKYATNQDLSALFVVRAMELYLRREGGRFAFVMPSAVLDRGQYEGFRSGTYAGAQDQLNLQVALDPPWDLREVRPHFFPISASVVFGARAKTASPMPEAGERWVGKLQKTNATWPAVERFIRREASHTERGEAEVRSPYHPRFRQGATIVPRVLFMVEPMSAGPLGQVKNRVSVRSARSANEKAPWKSLPSHEAVVESEFVFRIHLGETVLPFRALEPMQAVLPIERKGILEDAKIEGYPALNAWWTRANQVWEANRSSERLTLSQQLDYHGKLRGQLPVGAERVAYTKSGMHLAAARVSDPRAIIDHTLYWAAVATAEEGRYLCAILNAVVVTERVRPLMAYGKDERHIDKYVWSLPIPMFDPANALHQRIAVLGRDAEEFVAQVGIGTQHFARQRRLVRDLLAESDVGRAIELAVTQLLDAPGSSQAALADPTEANITALLEAGRTAEARALAAGTRWEAALAPPLTKAAETASATGDLPANLHWVAENATAYRAKWVALKAGSLVASGSSLATLQQELRGRVDRAELTLMQVPA
- a CDS encoding 50S ribosomal protein L11 methyltransferase; its protein translation is MWAFAWAAGAALARHLLDHPELVRGLDVIDFGAGSGIAGLAAARAGARSVVCVDLDPEALVACAANAALNGLTVATATTRPARWDVALAADVLYERSNAPILTELAACEAVTLVGESNRPGTPRVSASALAVYDVRTFPDVDVPVTRAAIYRFEGGLGFEPG